A region of Arabidopsis thaliana chromosome 5, partial sequence DNA encodes the following proteins:
- a CDS encoding F-box and associated interaction domains-containing protein (F-box and associated interaction domains-containing protein; CONTAINS InterPro DOMAIN/s: F-box domain, cyclin-like (InterPro:IPR001810), F-box domain, Skp2-like (InterPro:IPR022364), F-box associated domain, type 1 (InterPro:IPR006527), F-box associated interaction domain (InterPro:IPR017451); BEST Arabidopsis thaliana protein match is: F-box and associated interaction domains-containing protein (TAIR:AT5G36730.1); Has 30201 Blast hits to 17322 proteins in 780 species: Archae - 12; Bacteria - 1396; Metazoa - 17338; Fungi - 3422; Plants - 5037; Viruses - 0; Other Eukaryotes - 2996 (source: NCBI BLink).): MAMSNLPRDLLEEVLSRVPVKSIAAVRSTCKNWNSLTYGQSFTKKLYGKTMATKEKEFLVVMTMDLEVYLMRVNLHGIHKDDNNVKSSIMQKAKLIRLNDDRVRVDDICKVFHCDGLLLCITIGIRLVVCNPYCGQTRCIKTRRDYHITDNYALGHEKMKNSPLRNYKILVFHDKSFLQNSWFEIYNFNSDSWKVLYFTCDWKLPFSQLVVSLKGNTYWFAREMYIHGPRIDLPDFLICFDFTTERFGPRLHLPFHSRCVDTVTLASVREEQLAVLFQDSKTLILEVWITTKIEPNAVSWSSKVFLEVNMSPLTGFQFNRSFGSFFIVEEKNVVVVPIKGGHFKRNLAYIIGKDEYFKEVDLGVPSSYIYFSPHVCSYVPSLVQIKKDAQVMLQHHNVSAEKHHEFCASL; encoded by the coding sequence ATGGCGATGTCCAATCTTCCAAGAGATTTGTTGGAGGAGGTACTCTCTAGGGTTCCGGTAAAGTCTATAGCAGCAGTGAGATCCACTTGTAAAAATTGGAACTCTTTAACCTACGGTCAGAGCTTCACGAAGAAGCTCTATGGTAAAACAATGGCAACAAAGGAAAAGGAGTTTCTGGTGGTCATGACTATGGATTTGGAGGTTTATTTAATGAGGGTCAATCTCCATGGAATTCATAAAGATGATAACAATGTTAAATCATCTATCATGCAAAAAGCTAAACTCATTAGGCTAAATGATGATCGAGTTCGAGTCGATGATATATGTAAAGTCTTTCACTGCGACGGTTTATTGTTATGCATCACTATTGGGATCAGGCTTGTGGTTTGTAATCCTTATTGTGGGCAAACAAGGTGTATCAAAACCAGAAGAGATTACCATATAACCGACAATTACGCTCTTGGACacgagaagatgaagaacagcCCACTTCGTAACTACAAAATCTTGGTGTTTCATGATAAATCCTTCCTCCAAAATTCTTGGTTTGAAATCTACAATTTTAACTCTGATTCATGGAAGGTTTTATATTTCACTTGTGACTGGAAATTACCGTTTTCTCAACTTGTTGTGTCTCTCAAGGGAAATACTTACTGGTTTGCTCGAGAGATGTATATACACGGACCAAGAATAGATCTCCCtgatttcttgatttgttttgattttacaacaGAGAGATTTGGACCGCGTCTTCATCTGCCGTTTCACTCTCGTTGTGTTGATACTGTGACTCTCGCTAGTGTTAGAGAAGAGCAGCTTGCGGTGTTATTTCAGGACTCAAAAACGTTGATCCTAGAGGTATGGATAACGACTAAGATTGAGCCTAATGCGGTCTCATGGAGCAGCAAGGTGTTCTTAGAAGTGAATATGAGTCCACTCACTGGTTTTCAGTTTAATCGTAGCTTTGGGAGTTTCTTCATTGTTGAGGAGAAAAATGTCGTTGTGGTTCCTATTAAAGGAGGGCATTTCAAACGAAACCTAGCTTACATCATTGGAAAGGATGAATACTTCAAAGAAGTGGATCTTGGAGTGCcaagttcatatatatatttttccccACATGTGTgctcttatgttccaagtttagtacaaatcaagaaagatgCACAAGTGATGCTGCAACACCATAACGTCTCAGCAGAAAAGCATCATGAGTTTTGTGCATCTTTGTGA